From Arvicanthis niloticus isolate mArvNil1 chromosome 22, mArvNil1.pat.X, whole genome shotgun sequence, the proteins below share one genomic window:
- the Sycp3 gene encoding synaptonemal complex protein 3 translates to MRRGDDDDCSPELLSKHLKMVPGGRKHSGKSGKPPLIDQPKKAFDFEKEDKDLSGSEEDIADEKTPVIDKHGKKRSAGIIEDVGGEVQNMLEKFGADINKALLAKRKRIEMYTKASFKASNQKIEQIWKTQQEEIQKLNNEYSQQFMSVLQQWELDIQKIEEQGEKLTNLFRQQQKVFQQSRIVQSQRMKAIKQIHEQFIKNLEDVEKNNDNLFIGTQSELKKEMAMLQKKVMMETQQQEMANVRKSLQSMLF, encoded by the exons CAAACATCTAAAGATGGTGCCTGGTGGCAGAAAGCATTCTGGGAAATCTGGGAAGCCACCATTGATTGATCAGCCTAAAAAAGCCTTTGACTTTGAGAAAGAAGATAAAGATCTGTCTGGATCAGAAGAAGATATTGCTGATG AAAAGACTCCAGTAATTGataaacatggaaagaaaagatCTGCAGGAATAATTGAAGATGTGGG AGGTGAAGTACAGAATATGCTGGAAAAATTTGGAG CTGACATCAACAAAGCTCTTCTTGCCAAGAGGAAAAGAATAGAAATGTATACCAAAGCTTCTTTcaaagccagtaaccagaaaattGAGCAAATTTGGAAAACACAACAAGAGGAAAT ACAGAAGCTTAACAATGAATATTCTCAGCAATTTATGAGTGTGTTGCAGCAGTGGGAACTGGATATACAGAAAATTGaagaacaaggagaaaaactaACT aATCTTTTTCGACAACAACAAAAGGTTTTTCAGCAGTCTAGAATTGTTCAGAGCCAGAGAATGAAAGCAATCAAACAGATACATGAGCAGTTCATAAAG AATTTGGAAGATGTGGAGAAGAATAATGATAATCTGTTTATTGGCACACAAAGtgaacttaaaaaagaaatggctATGTTGCAAAAAAAAGTTATGATGGAAACT cagcagcaagagaTGGCAAATGTTCGAAAGTCTCTTCAATCCATGTTATTCTGa